Proteins found in one Litoribrevibacter albus genomic segment:
- the pnp gene encoding polyribonucleotide nucleotidyltransferase has product MNPVTKTFQYGKDTVTLETGRIARQATGAVMVTMGETTVLVTVVASKEAKPGQDFFPLSVHYQEKFYSVGRIPGGYLKREGRPSEFETLTSRLIDRPIRPLFPKGFNNEVQVICTVMSADKKHYADIAAMIGTSAALAISGVPFAGPIGAARVGFTDENGYSLNPSIEELETSLLDMVVAGTESAVLMVESEADELTEEEMLGAVLFAHKEQQVVIEAVSEFAKEVNTASWEWAAAPENTELKTLVSEKFGAQIGEAYTITDKMERYGRLSTLRAEAVEAISGDEEGQPSADEVSAVFGSLEKNIVRTRVVNGDPRIDGRDNKTVRPINVEVGVLGKTHGSALFTRGETQAIVTTTLGTARDAQIFDALEGDKRDPFLFHYNFPPFSVGECGRMGSPGRREIGHGRLARRGVQAMVPTEDEFPYTLRVVSEITESNGSSSMASVCGASLALMDAGVPLKAPVAGIAMGLVKEDDKFAVLTDILGDEDHLGDMDFKVAGTDEGITALQMDIKIQGITEEIMKIALEQAHDARIHILGEMNKVISEPRAQLSDNAPVMDTMKIHPDKIREVIGKGGATIRSITEETGASIDIDDDGNIKVFADDRAGADAAIERINAITAEAEIGAIYQGQVTKIVDFGAFVAFLPGKEGLVHISQIKNERIEKVTDVLSEGQQVKVKVLDVDQRGRVKLTMKDLEENTEA; this is encoded by the coding sequence GTGAATCCGGTTACTAAAACATTCCAATACGGGAAAGACACAGTCACTCTAGAAACGGGGCGTATTGCACGTCAAGCTACTGGTGCTGTAATGGTTACAATGGGCGAAACCACTGTTCTGGTAACTGTGGTAGCGAGTAAGGAAGCTAAGCCTGGTCAGGATTTCTTTCCTTTATCGGTTCATTATCAAGAGAAGTTCTATTCTGTAGGACGAATCCCAGGTGGTTATCTTAAGCGTGAAGGTCGCCCTTCAGAGTTTGAAACTCTAACTTCACGTTTGATTGACCGTCCGATTCGTCCTCTTTTCCCGAAAGGTTTCAACAACGAAGTACAAGTTATTTGTACTGTGATGTCTGCTGACAAGAAACACTATGCTGATATCGCTGCAATGATCGGTACATCTGCAGCATTGGCTATCTCTGGTGTTCCTTTTGCTGGTCCTATCGGTGCAGCTCGTGTTGGCTTTACTGATGAAAATGGCTATTCACTAAACCCAAGCATTGAAGAACTAGAAACTTCTTTGTTGGACATGGTGGTTGCTGGTACTGAGTCAGCTGTATTGATGGTTGAGTCAGAAGCGGATGAGCTAACTGAAGAAGAAATGCTTGGCGCTGTGTTGTTTGCTCATAAAGAACAACAAGTAGTGATCGAAGCGGTTAGTGAATTTGCAAAAGAAGTAAACACTGCTTCTTGGGAGTGGGCAGCTGCTCCAGAAAATACAGAATTGAAAACTTTGGTTAGCGAGAAGTTCGGTGCCCAGATCGGTGAAGCGTATACAATCACTGATAAAATGGAGCGTTATGGCCGACTATCAACCCTTCGTGCAGAAGCGGTAGAAGCTATCTCTGGTGATGAAGAAGGTCAACCAAGTGCAGATGAAGTATCTGCAGTATTTGGTTCTCTTGAAAAGAATATTGTTCGTACTCGCGTTGTAAACGGTGACCCACGTATTGATGGTCGCGATAACAAAACAGTACGTCCTATCAATGTTGAAGTGGGTGTTCTTGGTAAGACTCACGGTTCAGCATTGTTTACACGTGGTGAAACTCAGGCGATTGTAACAACGACCTTGGGTACTGCACGTGATGCACAAATTTTTGATGCGCTTGAAGGTGATAAGCGTGATCCATTCTTGTTCCACTACAACTTCCCTCCATTCTCTGTAGGTGAGTGTGGTCGTATGGGCAGCCCTGGTCGTCGTGAAATTGGTCATGGTCGTTTGGCTCGTCGTGGTGTTCAGGCGATGGTTCCAACCGAAGATGAGTTCCCATACACCCTACGTGTTGTTTCTGAAATTACAGAATCAAACGGTTCGTCTTCTATGGCGAGTGTGTGTGGTGCGAGCTTGGCTCTAATGGATGCCGGTGTACCTCTTAAAGCGCCTGTTGCTGGTATTGCAATGGGTCTTGTTAAAGAAGATGACAAGTTTGCGGTTCTTACTGATATCTTGGGTGACGAAGATCACCTAGGTGATATGGACTTTAAAGTAGCGGGTACTGATGAAGGTATCACTGCACTTCAAATGGACATTAAGATTCAGGGTATTACTGAAGAGATCATGAAGATCGCTTTGGAGCAGGCACACGATGCTCGTATCCATATCTTGGGTGAAATGAACAAAGTGATTTCTGAGCCGCGTGCACAGTTGTCTGACAACGCGCCAGTTATGGATACTATGAAAATCCATCCTGATAAGATTCGTGAAGTGATTGGTAAAGGTGGTGCAACCATCCGTTCTATCACTGAAGAAACTGGTGCTTCAATTGATATTGATGACGACGGTAATATCAAAGTCTTTGCTGATGATCGTGCGGGTGCGGATGCTGCGATTGAGCGCATTAATGCAATTACTGCTGAAGCTGAGATTGGTGCTATCTATCAAGGTCAAGTGACTAAGATTGTAGACTTTGGTGCCTTTGTTGCGTTCCTTCCTGGTAAAGAAGGTTTGGTTCATATTTCTCAGATTAAGAATGAGCGTATTGAGAAAGTGACTGATGTTCTTTCTGAAGGTCAGCAAGTAAAAGTTAAAGTATTGGATGTAGATCAGCGTGGTCGCGTTAAGTTGACGATGAAAGATCTAGAAGAAAATACAGAAGCATAA
- a CDS encoding ketopantoate reductase family protein has protein sequence MQTSLQDHQWHIAGPGAIGLLIHSFLYKANPDLPPILVNRSLQGTFTTYNLTNCDQKIETLPVQWFEKQHHISHLIVTTKSHQVIDCIKALSSYLQPDATILLLHNGLGVQQQAIDTWPDFHFYLGTTTEGAWKQADNIVVHAGTGDTRLGNFTNKQPQWWLQSELRDIGFMWQDNILAQLHLKVAINAAINPLTILFECQNGQLLASPDRLSLMRALCEETYLVLTAEGYPITDLVSKVTQIAERTSANYSSSYQDWANQRKTELFSMNGYIQTLGKKHNIKTPTHDKVMAEVAKKAIL, from the coding sequence ATGCAGACTTCTCTACAAGACCATCAGTGGCACATTGCAGGTCCAGGTGCCATCGGATTACTCATCCATTCATTTCTCTACAAAGCAAACCCGGATCTACCTCCAATTTTGGTGAATCGTTCATTGCAGGGCACGTTTACTACCTACAACCTCACTAACTGCGATCAGAAAATAGAAACACTGCCGGTTCAATGGTTTGAAAAACAACACCACATCTCTCATTTGATCGTTACAACCAAAAGCCATCAAGTTATCGACTGCATCAAAGCCCTATCCTCCTACCTGCAACCAGACGCAACCATCCTACTCCTCCATAATGGACTGGGCGTACAACAACAAGCCATCGATACCTGGCCGGACTTTCATTTCTATTTAGGAACCACTACTGAAGGTGCCTGGAAACAAGCTGACAATATTGTCGTTCATGCAGGAACAGGCGACACCCGTTTAGGTAACTTCACCAACAAACAACCTCAATGGTGGCTTCAGAGTGAGTTAAGGGATATTGGCTTTATGTGGCAAGACAACATTCTTGCCCAGCTCCACCTCAAAGTTGCAATTAATGCCGCGATTAACCCTCTGACGATCTTATTTGAATGCCAAAACGGCCAATTGCTCGCATCTCCTGACCGCCTTTCACTAATGAGAGCGCTCTGTGAAGAGACTTATCTCGTACTCACAGCAGAAGGCTATCCCATTACGGATTTAGTCAGTAAGGTAACTCAAATAGCCGAGAGAACCTCTGCAAACTATTCTTCAAGTTATCAGGATTGGGCCAACCAGAGAAAAACCGAACTATTCTCAATGAACGGCTATATTCAAACATTAGGGAAAAAACATAACATTAAAACGCCAACCCACGATAAAGTAATGGCCGAAGTGGCTAAAAAGGCGATACTCTGA
- a CDS encoding cob(I)yrinic acid a,c-diamide adenosyltransferase codes for MSDRLSKIITKGGDKGKTSIAGGTRLLKSSTRIHAIGDIDELNSSIGVLIAEIQCHSNTSLFETDLLSVQHDLFNLGGEIAMPDYEILQEEALTFIEDKANELNETLPPLKEFILPSGSRAVALAHMSRSICRRAERQIVQLSQEDETLRPLLLKFINRLSDYLFILARSIGQLDGQKEVLWQR; via the coding sequence ATGTCAGACAGACTATCAAAGATCATCACCAAGGGTGGTGACAAAGGAAAAACCTCAATTGCAGGTGGTACCCGGCTCCTAAAATCTTCCACAAGAATTCATGCCATTGGAGACATTGATGAACTCAACTCATCCATTGGTGTTCTCATTGCTGAAATTCAGTGTCATTCCAACACATCATTATTCGAAACAGATCTGTTGTCGGTACAGCATGACTTATTCAATTTAGGCGGTGAAATTGCGATGCCTGACTATGAAATCCTACAAGAAGAAGCACTGACCTTTATTGAGGATAAAGCAAATGAACTGAATGAGACGCTGCCACCACTAAAAGAGTTTATTCTGCCGTCTGGCAGTAGAGCGGTAGCCTTAGCCCATATGAGCCGTAGTATCTGCCGACGAGCAGAACGGCAGATAGTTCAACTAAGCCAAGAAGATGAGACCTTACGTCCGCTCTTGCTAAAGTTTATTAATCGTCTCTCCGACTACCTGTTTATTCTCGCCAGAAGCATCGGCCAACTTGATGGTCAGAAAGAAGTCCTTTGGCAACGCTAG
- the truB gene encoding tRNA pseudouridine(55) synthase TruB, whose translation MARKRKGLSINGVVLLDKPHGLSSNQALQKVRWSYQAKKAGHTGALDPLATGLLPVCLGEATKFSQFLLDADKAYITRAKLGQTTTTEDAEGEVVSERPVPALTESLVEGVLTEFRGQIDQVPPMYSALKRDGQPLYKLAREGKLIDIEPRKVTILSLELMAIEGDELILNVECTKGTYIRSLVRDIGEALGCGAHVKELRRTKAGPFDISQCVTLEALEQVETRENVLRVSDCGLSAMPVAELNQEQVDDLLLGRKVKVSDQQIKESDSDPDYLNKNPTQALIRLYNVQSGEKSTQFFGVADLLPGNVLQPKRLVNMAEYPEFSA comes from the coding sequence ATGGCTAGAAAGCGTAAAGGTTTATCCATAAATGGGGTTGTATTACTCGATAAACCTCATGGTCTCTCATCTAATCAGGCTCTACAAAAAGTACGATGGTCGTATCAAGCTAAAAAAGCTGGACACACAGGGGCGTTAGATCCTCTGGCAACTGGTCTATTACCCGTATGTTTGGGGGAGGCGACCAAGTTTAGTCAGTTTTTGCTGGATGCGGATAAGGCCTATATTACCCGTGCAAAGTTAGGGCAAACGACGACAACAGAAGATGCAGAAGGTGAGGTGGTTTCAGAGAGACCCGTTCCTGCACTAACCGAATCTCTTGTTGAAGGTGTACTGACTGAATTTCGGGGTCAAATTGATCAAGTCCCTCCTATGTACTCTGCGTTAAAGCGTGATGGTCAGCCGCTTTATAAGTTAGCGCGAGAAGGTAAGCTTATCGACATTGAACCGAGAAAGGTCACTATCCTTTCTTTGGAGTTAATGGCTATTGAAGGCGACGAATTAATTCTCAACGTCGAGTGTACTAAAGGCACATATATTCGTTCATTGGTTCGTGATATTGGTGAGGCGTTGGGTTGTGGCGCACACGTAAAGGAGCTAAGAAGGACGAAAGCTGGTCCATTCGATATTTCTCAGTGTGTGACGCTGGAAGCCTTAGAGCAGGTTGAAACACGAGAAAATGTGTTGAGGGTATCGGACTGTGGATTGTCTGCCATGCCTGTCGCTGAGCTTAATCAGGAACAGGTGGATGATCTGTTGCTTGGAAGAAAGGTTAAGGTTTCAGATCAGCAAATAAAGGAATCCGATAGCGATCCTGACTATCTGAATAAAAACCCTACTCAAGCGCTGATAAGACTGTATAATGTCCAGTCTGGTGAAAAAAGCACCCAATTTTTTGGTGTTGCGGATCTTCTGCCGGGCAATGTTCTTCAGCCTAAAAGGTTGGTGAACATGGCTGAATACCCTGAGTTTTCAGCCTAA
- the rpsO gene encoding 30S ribosomal protein S15 — protein MALSAVKKAEIVKEFQQSEGDTGSPEVQVALLTANIEGLQSHFKANHKDHHSRRGLIRMVNQRRKLLDYLNKKDHDRYVALIKRLGLRR, from the coding sequence ATGGCACTAAGTGCAGTAAAAAAAGCAGAAATCGTAAAAGAATTTCAACAATCTGAAGGCGACACTGGTTCTCCAGAAGTTCAAGTAGCATTGCTAACTGCGAACATCGAAGGTCTTCAGTCTCACTTCAAAGCTAACCATAAAGATCACCACTCTCGTCGTGGTTTGATTCGTATGGTTAACCAACGTCGTAAGTTGTTGGACTACCTAAACAAGAAAGATCACGATCGTTATGTTGCGTTGATCAAGCGTCTAGGTCTACGTCGCTAG
- a CDS encoding GGDEF domain-containing response regulator: MTDTSLPIVVVDDAKFSGAIVERTLKKAGYTNIRVASHPTQALEILKNEPARLLIADWMMPDMDGLTLAQHIRIMDQEKQHFTYILLLTGKESPEALSHAFSHGVDDFIYKSDMHQQLIPRVSAAARTTNMLNLLMRNNTTLKKNVQVLERCNHTDLLTGLGNKRLALRTLTNAIKQVESRQGAVCCITFNIDNIEEIEQHHKGPIAQEMIKGAAQRLQNLVRPMDVVTRLSKNQFAVITLQSNIEDCSTQAFKRIYDGIANKPYPTPAGYLTLSISASLISAERVGNMPSAQQLLNSSLSNLEFARDKNGIYGTQWHSQGQTFQSERQSIAAS, translated from the coding sequence ATGACAGACACATCATTACCAATCGTTGTTGTAGACGATGCCAAGTTTTCTGGAGCAATCGTCGAGCGAACGCTGAAAAAGGCAGGATACACTAACATACGTGTTGCCAGCCACCCAACTCAGGCTCTGGAAATCCTTAAAAACGAACCCGCCCGTTTATTGATTGCGGACTGGATGATGCCGGACATGGATGGCCTGACACTGGCCCAACATATCCGAATCATGGATCAGGAAAAACAGCACTTTACCTATATCCTTTTACTTACAGGTAAAGAAAGTCCTGAAGCCTTATCTCACGCGTTCAGTCATGGTGTAGATGACTTTATATACAAATCTGACATGCACCAACAGTTAATTCCCCGTGTATCTGCTGCCGCTCGCACCACTAACATGCTGAATTTGTTGATGCGAAATAACACAACGCTCAAGAAGAATGTTCAGGTACTTGAGCGTTGCAACCATACCGACCTTCTAACAGGGTTAGGTAATAAGCGTCTGGCGTTAAGAACTCTGACCAATGCCATCAAACAAGTGGAAAGCCGACAAGGTGCTGTCTGCTGCATTACCTTCAACATCGATAATATTGAAGAAATCGAGCAACACCACAAAGGCCCAATCGCCCAGGAAATGATAAAAGGTGCAGCACAACGTTTACAAAACCTGGTCAGACCGATGGACGTTGTAACTCGTCTCAGCAAAAATCAGTTTGCCGTGATCACACTTCAATCCAACATTGAAGACTGCAGCACACAAGCCTTCAAGCGGATTTATGATGGCATTGCCAATAAGCCATACCCAACACCTGCTGGTTATCTCACCTTAAGCATCAGTGCCTCACTGATCAGTGCGGAACGTGTTGGCAATATGCCAAGCGCTCAACAGTTACTCAACTCAAGCTTAAGTAACCTTGAGTTTGCAAGAGATAAGAACGGTATTTACGGCACACAATGGCACTCGCAAGGTCAAACCTTTCAAAGTGAACGGCAGTCAATCGCCGCATCTTAA
- a CDS encoding HAMP domain-containing sensor histidine kinase — MYSQLKSYLSHSKVSQKLLLMLLTTSLVTAVIVLFTTYSIWRFVVHTQIETDFESTLKLFIEQQPNINEASQQLTSLKKLNPKSIELHQATLFNEQGKLVSYTGAKPQAQQLHQLYAFFLNQTSYKPHIIEITFGDGSHYTLLTAYKYQINALFNGKFFLMVVALLLTAILLIRIIQMQSKRWLIEPILHLKAVTHQVSAHQNYSVRANKVYFDEIGNLVDAFNTMLSQIQARDQLLTDARDKANRAQKTAETSSIEITKTNLRLEEEARVRSAMERKLLEFQDFLNGIINSMPSMLIALTPRYRVTLWNKKAEQLSSIPAGQAINHRIDDVFPNMLFYLDLVHQASTTATTQNVSQAEFKIAGETRYFSIMIYPLNESGLEDVVIKLDDITDEKHLQELVVQSEKMMSLGGLAAGMAHEINNPLGGILQNIQNLTRRLSPGLPKNQQVADSLGLSMYDIEQYLKSRDIPDLIDNITRAGHRAVDIVTNMLQFSRNADPKLEICDITELTKQALEIAKTETTFNELQQKHGLTIREHYREAIPGVPCIQSEIEQVIINLLKNAAQVLNEHGAPTGTPEIHLSVKQQDNYAVIEVRDNGIGMDDRTRRKVFDPFFTTKEIGKGTGLGLSVSYFIISSHHHGLLDVSSEPGKGACFTIKLPFRSLRIQDQPAV, encoded by the coding sequence ATGTATAGCCAACTCAAAAGCTATTTATCACACAGCAAAGTCAGTCAAAAGCTATTACTTATGCTGCTTACAACCAGCTTGGTCACAGCAGTCATTGTTCTATTTACGACATACAGCATTTGGCGGTTTGTGGTTCATACTCAAATCGAAACAGACTTCGAGAGCACTTTGAAGCTCTTTATAGAACAGCAACCAAACATTAATGAAGCAAGCCAACAACTCACATCATTAAAAAAGCTAAACCCCAAATCCATCGAGCTCCATCAAGCAACGCTGTTCAACGAACAAGGCAAATTAGTCAGCTATACAGGGGCTAAACCACAAGCTCAACAATTGCATCAACTCTATGCCTTTTTCTTAAATCAGACCTCATACAAGCCACACATCATCGAAATCACCTTTGGTGATGGCAGTCACTATACGCTGCTCACAGCATACAAATATCAAATCAACGCCCTGTTTAACGGAAAATTCTTTTTAATGGTTGTTGCCCTGCTACTAACAGCCATTTTGCTAATTCGTATTATCCAGATGCAGAGTAAGCGCTGGCTAATTGAACCCATTTTGCACTTAAAAGCCGTCACACATCAGGTATCAGCTCATCAAAATTACAGTGTCCGGGCAAACAAAGTTTATTTTGACGAAATTGGAAATTTGGTAGATGCCTTCAATACCATGTTGAGTCAGATACAAGCTCGTGATCAGTTACTTACCGATGCGAGGGATAAAGCCAATCGAGCACAAAAGACCGCCGAAACATCCTCCATCGAAATCACCAAGACCAATTTACGGCTCGAAGAAGAAGCCCGCGTTCGTTCTGCGATGGAACGAAAACTCCTAGAGTTCCAAGACTTTCTTAATGGCATTATTAATTCTATGCCATCTATGTTGATCGCCCTCACCCCGAGATACCGGGTCACGCTTTGGAATAAAAAAGCAGAACAACTCAGTTCCATACCGGCTGGTCAAGCCATCAACCATCGCATTGATGATGTCTTTCCCAACATGCTGTTCTATCTGGATTTAGTGCACCAAGCCAGCACTACTGCAACTACACAGAATGTCAGTCAAGCAGAGTTCAAAATAGCCGGTGAAACTCGTTATTTTTCCATCATGATTTACCCGCTGAATGAAAGCGGTTTGGAAGATGTGGTCATCAAACTGGACGACATTACCGATGAGAAGCATCTACAAGAGTTGGTGGTTCAATCAGAAAAAATGATGTCTTTGGGCGGACTCGCGGCTGGTATGGCGCATGAAATTAATAACCCGCTCGGAGGCATCTTACAGAACATCCAGAACCTGACTCGCCGACTTTCGCCTGGTTTGCCAAAGAACCAACAAGTGGCTGACAGCTTAGGCCTTTCAATGTATGACATTGAACAATATCTTAAGTCACGGGATATCCCAGACCTTATAGATAACATTACACGTGCAGGACACCGAGCGGTGGACATTGTGACCAACATGCTGCAATTTAGTCGCAATGCCGATCCCAAACTTGAAATCTGTGACATTACAGAATTAACCAAGCAAGCACTCGAAATTGCTAAAACCGAAACAACCTTCAATGAGCTTCAACAGAAACATGGATTAACAATCCGAGAGCACTACAGAGAAGCTATCCCGGGTGTTCCCTGCATTCAGAGTGAGATTGAACAGGTCATCATTAATCTGCTCAAAAACGCAGCTCAAGTGCTTAACGAACACGGGGCTCCAACCGGTACCCCTGAAATTCATTTATCCGTTAAGCAACAAGATAATTATGCCGTCATTGAAGTCCGCGATAACGGGATAGGCATGGACGACCGCACCAGAAGAAAAGTATTTGACCCATTCTTCACAACCAAAGAAATTGGAAAAGGGACAGGTTTAGGGTTATCTGTTTCATACTTTATTATCTCTAGCCACCACCATGGCTTACTGGATGTATCCTCTGAACCAGGAAAAGGCGCATGTTTCACCATCAAACTGCCTTTTAGAAGCCTGAGAATTCAAGATCAACCAGCTGTGTAA